A region of the Andrena cerasifolii isolate SP2316 chromosome 15, iyAndCera1_principal, whole genome shotgun sequence genome:
CAGCTCTCTACTGCGCGTCTCGACTATGAAAGCACCCAAGCTGCTGCGCAGAAAGCTGCCACTTCGGCAGCGGCTGCGCAGAAcaacgctgctgctgctgctgcacaGGTCGCCGATAGCGCTGCCACGTCTGCGCTATTGAGTCACCAGCCGCAGCCTGTACAACAGCCTGTGAAGCTTCCAGAGAACCCTGTGCTCCGAGGACACGGCGGACTTGCTGGACCTGGCGGACTTGCTGGCCCTGGCGGACTTGCTGGTCCTGGCGGACTTGCGGGACATGGCGGACTTGCTGGCCCTGGCGGACTAGCTGGCCCTGGCGGACTTGCTGGCCCTGgcggacttgctggacatggcGGACTTGCTGGACCTGGCGGACTTGCTGGACCTGGCGCCCTCCTCGAACCCAACACCCTTTTCTCGTCTGGGGTCCTTCAGAAGGGAGGTGGGCTTGGCGTACACGGTGGACTTGGCGAATCCAGTGTTCTTCTCTCAGCTGGTGCCCTTGGTGCGCAAGGTGGCTATGGTGCAGTGGAGGAGCTTGACGAAGCTGGCGCTCTTCTTGCATCCGGTGCCCTTCAGAAAGCTGGTGGCCTTCGCGGGCCTGCTACATTTCAACCAGCCAATGGCCTTCATCGCTCAGAACTCCTTAGTCTAGCAAACGCTTTACCCCCTGACAGTTATGATCTCAAAGGTTATCGTTACTAGGTTCCTTTAGATTAAATAATTCAATGGAATCTAGATGTGTCCCCTTTATtcgaaaataaaggaaaatcgTTACGTTCCATACACCAAATTGCGAAATCAAATGTTGAAATGTCCAATTTGGTTCCTCACAATTCCTTATAATACACCCTTCTTATTTAATTCGTAACTGGTGCACGATTTTTGTTATGATGTAACTAGAACGTGTGGATTAGCActatttgatcaatttttttttttttgatatacATGTACATAATATTTGTTACATTCTTATTTTGTAGTACAGGAGCgtaaaaaataaaggagaagAAATTGATTcggaataaaagtttattttaattttattttaaatcacgTGTACTTGTTGCagcataattaataatactatGTTTACAGTTAGAAATTTTTGAGGGTACACTAAGTTTTTCGAAACATATATCGATATTTTGTCCGTATATTATATTGATAGGCACATAATCATCAGTCATCAATGTATCATCGAGAATCCTGGTGGCTACGGTGTTGATGAAACAGTGATATATGATTTCAAAAACAGATGGCTCACGCCAAAAATTGTAAACAGTAAGCATTACCTATACTGGGTAAACTTTTCAAGAAGCTAACTTTTCACCTATATCGATGaggtttgaatatgttgtagaagttaacattctaaacaactttttccttacatGTAATCGGCGGACAGtcctagtttccgagatattagccGACTATAGACGGACAGTTTTTTTCACAGTTTTGGAGCGTACACTTTTGGGTAAGTCTTTTGTTCGATGATAGGAATGGTAGCAAACGTTTTTCTTACACATCTTAATGCAAACAATTAGTACAAACAAATTCAGCTTTAAGTATATGACCGCGGCGGAGAAAATTAATGTTGAATTGCACGCGCCTTGTGAACGTAACTCTGCGCGGTGCGTCGCGCCGTACATTTGGTGGCTCCTGCCAAGCCTTTTGTTCCACGATAGGAATGCCAGCAAACGTTTTTCTTCCATTTTGTGATACAAACTAtcaccaaaaaaaatttcagctttaaacatTTTAGTCAAtggatttcatttttttaacattttaatagGAGTAGCAGTAGCATGCCGTTCCGCAACTAAGGTGGCCGCAGATCATTTTTCGGTGTTTCATGGTGTCtattattagtaaaaaaaatttcaaatttaaacatCTAAGGATTTTACACATATTTTCTTACATAATTGACACTCTGCTGTTAAGCGTTGTTCCGCTGGTGCGCTGGCAGGATGTCGTTTTGTGCATATGTAGCACAGATATAGAAGAACAAGGATAAACTAACTTTAAACGAATTGGCCAAAAAAATGTGTCGTTGGCTCCCGGACtattttcgttcgcgttctgcgttacgcggcggactttgttgcaaggaattgggtggagcgagcgggcgattcgcTTGCCCCTGTAACATTTCAGCTTGTAGGTAGTCAGTCTTCTTCCCATCTCGCAGTACAGTAGATCCCCGTTGTGAGcgcgacgaacggggctggcgatgGGCTCACGGTGGGTTACGGACATGATTCTCTCTTccgtacccgacggcaacttcgtgtctgactctttcgtttcctctcgctcgttgcccggttctctcactctcgtccgcaggcttccatgaagtggtggggatagtcgtcgGGCTGTCAGCGGgaggtaaaaacgggctcataacggggatttactgcggatatacttccgactggccccagtggtcgatcgacacgaggtttgaggagaggggtggggaggggttctggaccctaaatctaaaattgtaacttcggatatttattagtttccgaaatattaataacaaattattgttaatttttttacaaactatttttttaactgcgcaTAAGTAGCCCTAACGGAGATCCATCCTGCCCACCCCGATACAACCGATTcatacagccaccgagccgaGGCGTCCGTGCCGTGCCGAGCCTCTATGGTAAGGTTATGGaggcgaggagccgccgagctcggtgggaactcggcggctcctcgaTGCCCGCTGAGCCTGAGCTCGGAAGTGCAacgttgctggattttatgctcccaacacgtagggtaaatcccggagacgcggtcgacctaatattaAATGACTATTAAAACTAAAGAGATATTAGTTCTGAACatataggtttgttctgataaaataagtaatatctatgttagttttaatagccattttatattaggtcgaccgcgtctccgggATTTACCCTACCTGTTGGGAGCATAAAGTCCAGCAACGTTGCACTTCCACAGGGCGCGGATTCGGCCCGTCCGGCCCGTCGTCTTAACGAGCGCGGCCaccgagcccgggcccagcgggcaacgaggagccgccgagttccCACCGAGCCCGGTGGCGCCTCGTCTTCATAATCTTACCATAGAGGCTCGGCACGGCACAGCCGGCCCCGCTGGGTGGCTgtataaaggtctgcgcacacatatccgttccgtgtcagttccgtagagggcctcttcttcttaccactggcacgacggatacggaactgacacggaacgaatTTGTGTGCGCAGACCTATGGCTGAATTGGGACTTACCGGGCCAGAGCAGGCCCCCTACACAGTTGTCAttgaaattagggacaccgcaGGGAGACGGAACGGACACCATACGGAGACGGAACGGggacggaacggatatgtgtgcccaGACCTTAAACCGACCTTTAATGCCCGGACACGGAACGGACTCGCAACGGATATGTATAAATGGACATTTACACGGCGTCCTGGCTGTCCGGCCGAGCGTATAGAGTCCATATACTATAGACGTTTAAAGGTTAGACCGCGCGTCGCGAAGGTGACTATGCGGGTATCGAGATTATAATTGAGCGCCGTGGCCCTTGTCCACGGGGTATATATACTATCGGAGGGGCCAGTAGGTCGTCGGTTGCCTCAAGATTGCCGAATTGCTGAGTCGGGCCTTTGCAATATTAGAAAAGAAGATCGTCATTACGCGATGCTAATGAGAATCAGCAGGTTCGCTTTGCTTAAGTCGAGCAAGCGGTCGTGGAATGTGGGACAATAAATCGGCGTATGTGACAACAGaaactctttttattttaaagaatatacttctatgtAGTGGAGAACCTGAGAAGTGATAACAATAAAATACATACACGAACGACAATTTTATGACTCTACTGCATGAAAttagttaaatttattaatggataTATTATGACTTTGgttcaaaaattatatttacaccTCCCTTTGCCATCAATACAAGCGCTCCAGGTTCAAACTCCAACTCAGTTGGTGTATTCGGTGCAAGTTTTATTGTGTTTTTCAATAAAGCGCTTATTACAGCCATTTTCGTTTGTATCAGCGCAAATCTCATTCCTGTAATGAAAAATGATTACTGCTTGAAGGGCAAACGAGACTCTTATGGCAgattcacacatatcagttctgtGACGGTTCAGCGTCGTCGGTGTCATGATCTCTTTGTTTCAGGGTTACCAACTGACACGACATGTGAGAACTACACCATTGTGAAACAGGGAAACAATATTTTCTACTACTGATACGAACGAAACTAATATATGTAAATCCGCCTTTAAGATGTTTGTGTATACTCTATGTTATAGGagccggaaaaagagagccgcggtgctgggactcgaacccaagccGTCTGCGTGCTGGCCAGCCGCCTAACCGATTCTGCCACGCTGACTCTCCGAGGTCTCTATTTTCCGAACTCCTCTTAATGGACACCACCTATTTCCTAATTCGCACCTTAAACCGTCTTCTAAATATCAGGGGACTACTACAATGTATAGAAGGGTCGAGaagaaatatgtaattaaaaagGGCGTGCAGAATATGTAagtggttttacaatatttccTCTCTGTAGGTCCGATTATTACGACGATATCGTGTCTCAGAGTACCTCATTATTACATACCTGGCTACATCCTCGAGTGCACTGTTTGACGGGGAAAGTGAAGAAAGAACAACAAAAAAAGACTCTAAACTTACTTAGGACCGACGCCTAGCACCAGGTTTGCCAGGAAACTTTGATGGACAAGATGTTGAGTAGAGGGGGAGCACCTACAAGCGTGGTGATAATGCGTGCGTGAGACGTCACGATGGGAGGAGAACCGACagtgacgccagcgccaagccaagtgactccacggccaaccagcgtcaccgggaaatatgttgtcgacgctggttggccgtggcgtcACCCGCTCGGCTTCGCGTTCACGTTACAATAAATCCCCGTTATGCGCccgtttttacctcccgttgataacccggcgactatccccaccatttcttggaagcctgcggacgagagtgagagaaccgggcaacgagcgagaggaaacgaaagagtcagactcgaagttgccgtcgggtacggAAGAGAATCATGTCCGTAACCCACCGTGAGCCCATCGCCAGCCCTGTTCGTCGGGCTtacaacggggatttactgcACTTGGCTTGGCCTCGCGCTAGCGTCGGTTCGTCTCCCATCGTGGCGTCTCACGCACATATTatcaccactcctgtaggtgatcCCCCTCCACTGAACGTCTTGTCCATCAAAAAGTTTCCTGGCATCCCTGTCTAGCACTATGAATTAGTAATTCACTAACGGAAGTATTATCAATGAATTAGCGCGATTCCCTTAGTGTATTCCCAGCGATAATGAGTTGAAGCGCGACCTCCCTCAGAGTACGTACTTTTAACCTTTAGGGGACCGGCAAAGCCCTCTTTGGGGCTTTGAGTAAACACGCTaagtaaaaatgatttaaagtataaatacgTATGTGTTTGTTAGTGTTCGACTGGGCTTTTGTGTATGTTCGAGCTATAAATTCGTTCTGTTCAAAAGAACAGAAAAATAcgacaatataaaataattcctgaaacaACATAAAAATACCAagaataacaataaaaacatgggaaaaaagaaaagatgaTACAAAAACTTTCTATGTCTATGTCGTTAGCTCTGGGTAATGCTAAAAGAAAGTTCTCTGAATTTTGGTACATGTTCATTCGTTTAGGTCAGTAAAACTGCCATGTAGGTCAAACATTTTTACAATCTGActacagattcgtaatcagcagtATCAAAATCCCCCCACATACTgtgtttttgaaaataaaaaatgttaataattttaataccgtCACGGACCGGCAAAGCCTCTTTTGGGGCTCTGTGCAAGTCGGCTAATTCTGCACAAGATATACGTTATATATATAAAGACTTTTAGAAACTGaaaaacactattttttttttaaaaaaaaagccggtcctctaaaggttaaatatACGAAATATGCTATGGATTTACTGACTTAAGAAGTTATTCGAATTACAAAGAGTGGAAAATTGTCCAAATGAAACTAATTTCCGCTAGAAAAACCTCGCAAATCAATTGATATTATTCCCGTGAAAATTCAATGAAGGATTCATATAAATGAGGCCATTCATATAAAAATGTGAACTTTTACCTGTCGTTACTGATATCTTGTTAGTGATGATTTCGTAATGAGTCGCTCGTCGTacacaaatatatatgtaaaagaTTATCGAGCATATAGCGAATATCAAATCGGATCCATACAGAGGTTACGTTATACGATgattatataaattttgtatatccatgctaatatgtatacataaattacaaattagacACTAAGAACTTGTTAGTATAAGAAGAATTTGCTCACCAATGCATATCCTTGGACCTTCTCCGAATGGTAAGTAAGCATAGGGATGCCTAGTCTTGATATTTTCCTCGGAGAATCGTTCTGGATCAAACTTTTTTGGCTCAGGGAATATATTAGGATCCATATGGATACCACGTATAGGTATTACTATTTGTGTTCCTGAAGGTATAGAAAAATTGGTATTCTCTAGCTGTGTCTCTTTTGTACAGATGCGATTTAGAAGAACAATTGCAGGGTATTTCCTCATAGTCTCTGTAAAAAGACAAATAAGCAGTAAAGATTTTTGGGACATGTGTCCACGTAAACTTTATCAGCTACTTGACTACCATATTGCATTATACATATAAAATTCACTGTGACATTTCTGCACACGTAGGTACTTCAACATGTAAGAAAATACTAAACTACGACACGAACGCCATTTCTCGTTACATTCTAGCTGATGTCTTTAGCCGGGCAGTCTACCTGAATCCGGTCCGCCCAATCCAAAAAGCTTGTTGTTAGATATAGGGGAAAACCACAGAATAAggacataattatttaaaaaatttaaaaacatcacTCTAAGaacaaagttgaaaataaaaattgttcgttTATTTTCATGATGCCAAAATTacgaaacaaaacaaaaattcaGTAAGGAGGGCCTACACTTTGCGAAACTAGAAAAATTATGACACCCCTCAATTTGCTAGGAACTACGATATATTTCGAAGTCATCAAAATTTCTGACATCGAGGTCCTAAAGTGATCGAGTTGACGCGGAATGGCCTTTACATATGAGGTACTgtctcaaatttaaaaattaccgtACCACAAACCATGGGTGTCCGGGGGGGGGTGTAAAAGGGCACTTGCCcctccctggcttttgagaaaaaattgctcatttttaaaaactgatctttattatttttatactaaaaaagtgaatacttCTAAATTTcggatataaatttttaattaaattggcactacaaaacGAGTAcaaaaaagcaagcgggctactcgtttttccattactatatttttcttcatcaTCACCCAGAAGTTGCCCCCTCCTAGAAAAAAGTCTAAGGACGCCCTTGCCACAAACGGAAATCGTTTTAGGACTCATATTTATTCGAACCCTTTTGTTTATTTTGTAGTGTATGTAGAACACGACTGTAAATTTGAAGGCAATATTTATAAAGCTTCCTGTATAGcagcgttgccccgatgggcggtccgagagcacgagcatccatcgcgttttccaaagctcgcgtggaagggggcgctcgaaccaatgaagttgcgggcatgtaacggaTAGGTTAcatgctgatttcatgtcgattaaattgatttgatttgcgGTTattggctgatttcaagtcgtttggatatgggatatatttattgatgactgggtaattttttaaacccctgggagggtttctttttcttcataattttgtattgtcatcaaaactacgtatgcctgcaaagtttcaagtctattggatagttggaagtggattaaaattgagtttgcagatttgaactaaacaaacatacaaacaaacaaacaaacaaacaaacagaagattgaagctgaataaaaatcgtttaataagaaattttttgttaatcagaGGTGTAAGTGGGACTGTTCAAGTCTATTACGTCCAATTATATAATAGtattgtttaatcattagtCAGTTATATAAACCtacgggtacgagcctacacgcacactactagagttttccccatccgttacatgcccgcaacttcattggttgCGAGCGCCACCTtcacgcgagctttggaaaccccgatggatgctcgtgctctcggaccgcccatggGG
Encoded here:
- the LOC143376921 gene encoding uncharacterized protein LOC143376921; this encodes MRKLVLLLACACLAHGGPSKKQARDQEAAGYEYEYARGELALGGVEPYYAEPLPALPAGPIGHGRGLPQPGFSVGGPLANIAKGAAEQAHTQLSNQQTAAGQAAYVAKNTLAQAAAQSAATAAAALAGKQIVVQGLEQQSRDAHVAVDGENLQLQQAERAASAARTTAKQAMHQLQVIQAALNAAQTTVDRAAQAAAESAAELAAQTTMLGQAKARAESTDEQLSTARLDYESTQAAAQKAATSAAAAQNNAAAAAAQVADSAATSALLSHQPQPVQQPVKLPENPVLRGHGGLAGPGGLAGPGGLAGPGGLAGHGGLAGPGGLAGPGGLAGPGGLAGHGGLAGPGGLAGPGALLEPNTLFSSGVLQKGGGLGVHGGLGESSVLLSAGALGAQGGYGAVEELDEAGALLASGALQKAGGLRGPATFQPANGLHRSELLSLANALPPDSYDLKGYRY